The Corynebacterium tuberculostearicum genome window below encodes:
- a CDS encoding zinc-dependent metalloprotease: MSNGFGFSFPNNDDDDNDGRRDQNPFGAFGGANGGGLGDMLNQFGQMLSGMGSSMNSPENSGPVNYDMAKRIALQQISQSKAVSADDSKAVEESVRLAELWLDDATYLPTASGTAKAWDSKQWLEETMPAWQRMVTPVAEYMNDAQLDSMPEEAREMMGPMTKMMNQMSGMNFGMQLGHALGDLASQALTGSDFGLPIAPANTVALLPQTIQKVARELNVPGQEVLVYIAAREAARQRLFKHVPWLVERIVSSVEEYAIGLVIDTSHLEEVTRELNLESGDPQAIQDAMSKLQGMDLSPRITSKNTAAASRLETLLALVEGWSEHVVTEALGERIPSTSKLTQAWAHRRSTGGSAENAFSKVVGIELNAPKVSEAAELWRRATVAVGAEKRDKAWDHPDFLPTAEHLDNPAAFIDSLLDEGPDEGFEEEFAKLEEMLKNGEDSSAAQGDESTESEKPEGKDEKKDKGTEDGEN; encoded by the coding sequence ATGAGCAACGGATTCGGTTTTTCTTTCCCCAATAACGATGACGACGATAATGACGGACGTCGTGACCAGAACCCGTTCGGCGCATTCGGCGGCGCTAATGGTGGCGGCCTCGGTGACATGCTGAACCAGTTCGGTCAGATGCTATCCGGCATGGGCTCTTCCATGAACTCGCCGGAAAACTCCGGCCCGGTCAATTACGACATGGCTAAGCGCATCGCCCTGCAACAAATCTCGCAGTCCAAGGCGGTAAGCGCGGACGATTCCAAGGCTGTAGAGGAATCCGTCCGCTTGGCGGAGCTCTGGCTTGATGACGCCACCTATTTGCCCACCGCCTCCGGCACGGCCAAGGCTTGGGATTCCAAGCAGTGGTTGGAGGAGACCATGCCAGCGTGGCAGCGCATGGTCACCCCAGTGGCAGAGTACATGAATGATGCTCAGCTGGATTCCATGCCGGAAGAGGCGCGCGAGATGATGGGCCCCATGACCAAGATGATGAACCAGATGTCTGGCATGAATTTTGGCATGCAGCTCGGCCACGCCTTGGGCGATTTGGCCTCCCAGGCGCTGACCGGTTCCGATTTCGGCCTGCCCATCGCCCCAGCTAATACGGTGGCACTGTTGCCACAGACCATCCAGAAGGTCGCCCGCGAGCTTAATGTTCCTGGCCAGGAGGTGCTGGTTTATATTGCCGCACGCGAGGCGGCCCGCCAGCGGCTGTTTAAGCACGTGCCGTGGCTGGTAGAGCGCATCGTCTCCTCCGTGGAGGAATATGCCATTGGCCTGGTCATTGATACTTCCCACTTGGAGGAAGTCACCCGCGAACTCAACCTCGAGTCCGGCGATCCACAGGCAATCCAGGATGCGATGAGCAAGTTGCAGGGCATGGATCTCTCCCCGCGCATTACGTCCAAGAACACTGCGGCCGCATCTCGTCTCGAGACCCTATTGGCCTTGGTGGAAGGCTGGTCCGAGCACGTGGTTACCGAAGCCTTGGGCGAGCGCATCCCGTCGACTTCGAAGCTCACCCAGGCATGGGCACACCGCCGCAGCACCGGCGGTTCCGCCGAGAACGCCTTCAGCAAGGTGGTCGGCATCGAACTTAATGCCCCGAAGGTCTCTGAGGCCGCAGAGCTATGGCGCCGCGCCACCGTGGCCGTAGGCGCGGAAAAGCGCGATAAGGCCTGGGATCACCCAGACTTCCTGCCCACTGCAGAGCACCTCGATAACCCGGCCGCCTTTATCGACTCCCTGCTGGACGAAGGCCCGGATGAAGGCTTTGAAGAAGAGTTTGCCAAGCTGGAGGAAATGCTGAAGAACGGCGAGGATTCTTCTGCAGCGCAGGGCGACGAGTCCACGGAGTCCGAGAAGCCGGAAGGCAAAGACGAGAAGAAGGACAAGGGCACCGAGGACGGCGAAAACTAA
- a CDS encoding YlbL family protein, with product MNSPASRRVRTIAWGAIPVVLTGALVSLDHIPGTDVSLTVPYAAEGPGPTVDTLGEVDGTQVVDVQAPKTYDTDGHLNMTTVSVRTNMTLAQALGRWMMTDDTIVPIDTVIPQNMSDKEVEESNKQAFTQSESAATVAAMDYLHLPVKITIAEVLDKGAAKGKLKKDDVITAVDGKEVSEPGEVQDIIKEKSPGDRVTLTVKRGGKKQEEEIELGENPQQKGQAMLGIAMLSVPQDDIKVKYNLQDIGGPSAGMMFTLAVIDKLNEEDLTGGKFVAGTGTIQEDGEVGPIGGIQHKIAAAHEAGAELFLAPKDNCSEAAASDHGDMPIAEVSTLDEAVSTMKDFADGKDIKTCQ from the coding sequence GTGAATTCTCCTGCTAGCCGTCGCGTCCGCACCATCGCCTGGGGCGCCATCCCCGTTGTCCTCACTGGTGCGTTGGTATCGCTTGACCACATCCCCGGCACCGATGTGTCTTTGACCGTCCCTTATGCCGCTGAGGGCCCAGGTCCCACGGTGGACACGTTGGGTGAGGTCGACGGCACTCAGGTCGTTGATGTTCAGGCGCCGAAAACCTATGACACGGATGGTCATCTCAACATGACCACGGTCTCCGTGCGCACCAATATGACCCTGGCCCAGGCACTGGGCCGCTGGATGATGACCGATGACACCATCGTGCCCATCGATACCGTCATTCCGCAGAACATGAGCGATAAAGAGGTAGAAGAGTCCAATAAGCAGGCCTTTACCCAGTCCGAGTCTGCTGCGACCGTGGCGGCCATGGACTATTTGCACCTGCCGGTAAAGATCACCATCGCGGAAGTACTCGATAAGGGTGCGGCAAAGGGAAAGCTGAAAAAAGACGATGTCATTACCGCAGTAGACGGTAAGGAGGTCTCGGAGCCAGGCGAGGTCCAAGACATCATCAAGGAAAAGAGCCCCGGCGATAGGGTCACGCTGACCGTGAAACGTGGTGGCAAAAAGCAAGAAGAAGAGATCGAGCTCGGGGAGAATCCCCAACAGAAGGGGCAAGCGATGCTGGGCATCGCCATGCTCTCGGTCCCGCAAGACGATATTAAGGTCAAATACAACCTGCAGGATATTGGCGGACCCTCCGCCGGCATGATGTTTACTCTGGCGGTCATCGATAAGCTCAACGAGGAAGACCTTACCGGCGGCAAATTCGTGGCCGGAACCGGCACAATTCAGGAAGACGGCGAGGTAGGCCCGATTGGCGGCATCCAACATAAAATCGCCGCGGCGCACGAGGCCGGCGCGGAACTCTTCCTTGCGCCGAAGGATAATTGCTCCGAGGCCGCCGCGAGCGACCACGGCGATATGCCCATCGCGGAAGTTTCCACCTTGGATGAGGCAGTGTCCACAATGAAAGACTTCGCGGACGGCAAGGATATTAAAACCTGCCAGTAG
- a CDS encoding beta-N-acetylglucosaminidase: MRRTTLTRLTATRATAAALLLGVGVSTAACSSDDAAPADAPVETTTAGAESTSPEADTTGETSTASSSPSTAESSAESSAAESSEASEGASASKEPGTEKLEKSVAKAYDIFAPVAPKELFALFDRCDSTGGDDSYNCSGPKVGQFQFFRSHSKAKQTTQVLTELRSSQVIEDSGDRVVGWSTLGTTAVITVVDNKEGMVMQQMISSDQEDPEEKIKELGLAK, encoded by the coding sequence GTGCGACGCACTACCCTCACTCGCCTGACCGCCACCCGCGCCACCGCAGCAGCGCTTCTGCTGGGTGTAGGCGTGAGCACTGCCGCTTGTTCCTCGGACGATGCCGCGCCTGCCGACGCCCCCGTGGAAACCACCACCGCCGGCGCCGAGTCCACCAGCCCTGAGGCAGATACCACTGGGGAAACCAGCACCGCCTCCAGCTCTCCTTCTACCGCTGAGTCCAGCGCTGAATCGAGCGCGGCGGAAAGTTCGGAGGCGTCGGAGGGGGCGTCGGCAAGCAAGGAGCCCGGAACCGAAAAGTTGGAAAAGTCTGTGGCCAAGGCCTATGACATCTTTGCTCCGGTAGCGCCCAAGGAGCTTTTCGCTCTCTTTGACCGCTGCGATTCCACGGGCGGGGACGATTCCTATAACTGCTCTGGGCCGAAGGTAGGCCAGTTCCAGTTCTTCCGCTCGCACTCCAAGGCAAAGCAAACCACGCAGGTGCTTACCGAGCTGCGCAGCTCGCAGGTCATTGAGGACAGCGGCGATCGCGTCGTGGGCTGGTCCACCTTGGGAACCACCGCGGTCATCACCGTCGTGGACAATAAAGAAGGCATGGTCATGCAGCAGATGATCTCCTCTGACCAGGAAGATCCGGAAGAGAAGATCAAGGAGCTGGGCCTAGCTAAGTAG